From a region of the Colias croceus chromosome 30, ilColCroc2.1 genome:
- the LOC123704791 gene encoding uncharacterized protein LOC123704791, producing MSIPLMRRPKQVEKNVEKNNNTISIDTEDYMILTLKNGKKLVVSSDSYHGIITCSNIYKCVICNDEFNLAKDDKENHKRSHNHKQLMILYPHKEDFAENLIRQIESDICYCTICNVVVPTRTLMRHLSAEGHIAELKKAKLRSFTYQPLE from the exons atgtcgatTCCGTTAATGCGACGACCAAAACAAGTTGAAAAGAACGTTGAAAAGAACAATAACACTATTTCTATTGATACAGAAGATTACATGATACTGACTTTGAAGAACGGTAAAAAACTCGTTGTATCTTCCGACTCGTATCATGGGATCATAACTTgtagtaatatttataaatgtgtgATTTGTAACGACGAATTTAATTTGGCTAAGGATGACAAGGAAAATCATAAGAGATCACATAATCATAAGCAATTGATGATCTTGTACCCACATAAAGAGGATTTTGCTGAGAATTTGATACGCCAG ATAGAAAGTGACATATGCTATTGTACTATATGCAATGTGGTCGTTCCAACGCGCACCTTGATGAGACACCTCTCAGCAGAGGGACATATAGCAGAACTCAAGAAAGCCAAACTGCGATCGTTTACGTACCAACCGTTAGAATGA
- the LOC123704797 gene encoding protein LLP homolog has protein sequence MAKSIRSKWKRKCRAIKRERYAVKELARLKKMLGVKEEEKVTENEVMESDQVIYFDAAQLKKDKKKKNKKEQEPEEDPDVEMSSDDEKVEVADEKGEKRVFSTKTLKDQNGQYPVWLHKRKIAKLTNSKKKLKRKTKKRK, from the coding sequence ATGGCGAAATCTATACGCAGTAAATGGAAGCGAAAATGCCGTGCGATCAAACGCGAACGTTACGCAGTGAAAGAATTAGCCAGATTGAAGAAAATGCTTGGTGTTAAGGAGGAAGAAAAAGTTACAGAAAATGAGGTTATGGAATCTGACCAAGTAATATATTTCGATGCTGCCCAGTTGAAAAAAgacaaaaagaagaaaaataaaaaggaacAGGAACCCGAGGAAGACCCAGACGTCGAAATGAGTTCGGATGACGAAAAAGTTGAGGTTGCCGATGAAAAAGGAGAAAAACGAGTTTTCAGCACAAAAACATTGAAAGATCAAAACGGACAGTACCCAGTGTGGCTACATAAGAGAAAAATCGCGAAATTAACGAACAGCaagaaaaaattgaaaaggaaaacaaagaagcgtaaataa
- the LOC123704519 gene encoding uncharacterized protein LOC123704519: MIAEKTIEGIIKLQNSAFNKDNTQKTEATNQNNDVYKIRRDSFTLISKEHENNVNSNSLSDLTLKYKKLIGNIKKDPAKLEIWSENETTTDTKDKDSIAKTKDNLDIDVNAKDDNPEIIMNETEEKQNDSDESESGDVIEDEEHEAKKITEKEIIQTDATTPEDIFSSKQKDLHGKKTVREEGDKMFVFQSSSEYEEYHDKVNEVMKSGP; encoded by the coding sequence ATGATTGCTGAGAAAACAATAGaaggaataattaaattacaaaatagtGCGTTTAACAAGGACAACACTCAAAAAACAGAAGCTACAAATCAAAATAacgatgtttataaaatacgcAGAGAtagttttacattaattagtAAAGAGcatgaaaataatgttaattctAATTCCTTGAGCGATttgacattaaaatataagaaacttATTGGCAATATCAAAAAAGATCCCGCAAAATTAGAAATTTGGAGTGAAAATGAAACTACAACAGATACCAAAGACAAAGATTCCATAGCGAAAACAAAAGATAATCTTGATATAGATGTTAATGCAAAAGATGATAATCcagaaataataatgaatgaaaCAGAAGAAAAGCAAAACGATTCCGATGAAAGTGAAAGTGGTGACGTCATAGAAGATGAAGAACATGAAGCcaaaaaaataacagaaaaaGAAATTATACAAACTGACGCAACGACACCTGAAGATATATTTTCTAGCAAGCAAAAGGATCTACATGGAAAAAAGACAGTAAGAGAAGAAGGggataaaatgtttgtttttcaatCTTCCTCCGAATACGAGGAGTATCATGATAAAGTGAATGAGGTTATGAAAAGCGgaccatga